In Stigmatella erecta, a genomic segment contains:
- a CDS encoding type I polyketide synthase: protein MPETPSRPIAIVGMGNVFPKARGVEAFWQQVLSGPTAIRELKEHELRLDWYYDADRGAADRTYCKHAAILEELNLDYRKYRLPPKTVQDMHRTQQAFLDAAAQALADAQGAIGSVAPERIGFTLGSLGGGLRPDTRVRTRLLDMMRHLSEALEAEALEPRTAAALKDAVSRQIESELAGITEDEAIASFSSVWVGRAAKIFNLRGPHLSVDAGYASALAAIQAASHQLHFGDCDVALAAGCSQLLTPHDLVAFSKLGGLSPSSLTPFDRRANGTLLGEGVGVFVLRRLEDALAAGDKVYAVIRGVGAASDGKGKTLPAPNPKGQSLAMRRAYEQAGYTPGHVQYVECHATGTALGDLTEFQSLQEVFGGQTPGPRIRLGGVKELTGHLQAAAGAAGLMKAALALHHKVLPPQHSFREAAKGIELQHSPFYLSNQAQPWAAVADGPRRAAVSSFSFGGISYHLTLEEFSPEYHAQLARTLPALPPAEPVAIVGLGGVFPQADTPEELWENLLQKRCAIGAIPDERAPIGRYLDSTRQSKVRPYTNLAGYIVDGAWPQQAVPVPPKSSAQIDRGHSWTMKAALQALNDAGHSPQAVDSKRVGVVMGYLPPLEREFQTQARVYYAEFGGRLAEQLKRQGIPGETAARIQKRTEERYKSELPPITEDTLLGYLGSLSVGRVAHHLDFQGPALMVESACASSLAALEIAVNQLRMRQCDLMLAGGMYASLGVDALSQCCSFGGLSQTGSFPFDKRADGYITSEGAALIALKRLADAEAAGDRIYAVVRSVAGATDPKSASIWAPSSEGQTQAVRRAVEKAGVSPAEVQYVEGHGTGTPVGDPIEVETYQSVYGQAHTAGKIFLGSVKSNIGHLNSGAGAVSLTKVALALHRKQVPPNLGFESPNPRIPWDRIPFRVPTEVEPWEMASTGVRRAGVTSFGLGGTSFHSILEEYQPRPGRVNVLEPSRPPFLHLEGEHRADILQQVEGLLQQLEREPGKDPRRPLQDTGKPCRFALTLPPGRPAREALERARKVLSGAGAPSLPEQGLFYYDTRDPRRLHQGKVAVVFPGQGPQYANMLRELAAEYPLIGKTFAEADEALLPLAGRRLSETFWVPPEAEGTYRQDEDTVHAAVFLANVALYRLIRSCGIHVDVLLGQSAGEYAALAASGMLPFGQALQAIYKRTVTVTRLSLPSPGRMASISGDLDRVRRVFAEAPGYVTVAAENAPGQGIIAGDIPAVGYVIQWCRANGFEARELPVSHAYHTNIIAAAVPSFRAELQHLSWSAPELPVLSSVHGRYYQAPVQAPLMARHLALQYVLPLQFRQHVRQLHDEGVRLFIESGPKWSLTAFIQATLKGEPYLAQASNHPKTGEAEQFRRLLAFSYVHHLLRGQGALS from the coding sequence ATGCCGGAGACTCCCAGCAGGCCCATTGCCATTGTGGGGATGGGCAATGTCTTTCCCAAAGCCAGAGGCGTGGAGGCTTTCTGGCAGCAGGTGCTGTCCGGCCCCACGGCCATCCGTGAGCTGAAGGAGCACGAGCTGCGGCTCGACTGGTATTACGACGCGGACCGCGGCGCGGCGGATCGCACGTATTGCAAGCACGCCGCGATCCTGGAAGAGCTGAACCTGGATTACCGCAAGTACCGGCTCCCGCCCAAGACCGTCCAGGACATGCACCGCACGCAGCAGGCCTTCCTGGATGCGGCCGCGCAGGCCCTGGCGGACGCCCAGGGCGCGATCGGCAGCGTGGCCCCGGAGCGCATCGGGTTCACCCTCGGCTCGCTGGGCGGAGGGCTCCGCCCGGACACCCGCGTCCGGACCCGGCTCCTGGACATGATGCGGCACCTGTCCGAGGCCCTGGAGGCGGAGGCGCTGGAGCCACGGACCGCCGCCGCGCTGAAGGACGCGGTGTCCCGGCAGATCGAATCCGAGCTGGCGGGCATCACCGAGGACGAAGCCATCGCCTCCTTCAGCAGTGTCTGGGTAGGGCGCGCGGCGAAGATCTTCAACCTCCGGGGGCCCCATCTCTCGGTGGACGCGGGCTACGCCTCGGCCCTCGCCGCCATCCAGGCGGCCAGCCACCAGCTGCACTTCGGCGACTGCGACGTGGCGCTGGCGGCGGGCTGCAGCCAGCTGCTCACCCCCCATGACCTGGTGGCGTTCAGCAAGCTCGGAGGCCTGTCCCCCTCCTCGCTGACGCCGTTCGACCGCCGCGCGAACGGGACCCTGCTGGGCGAAGGCGTGGGGGTCTTCGTCCTGCGCCGCCTGGAGGATGCGCTGGCGGCCGGTGACAAGGTCTACGCCGTCATCCGCGGCGTCGGCGCGGCCTCCGATGGCAAGGGCAAGACCCTGCCGGCGCCCAACCCCAAGGGCCAGAGCCTCGCGATGCGCCGGGCCTATGAGCAGGCGGGGTACACGCCCGGGCACGTGCAGTACGTGGAGTGCCATGCCACGGGCACCGCGCTGGGCGACCTCACCGAGTTCCAGAGCCTCCAGGAGGTGTTTGGCGGCCAGACGCCGGGGCCTCGCATCCGGCTGGGCGGCGTCAAGGAGCTGACGGGCCACCTGCAGGCGGCGGCCGGCGCCGCGGGGCTCATGAAGGCCGCCCTGGCGCTGCACCACAAGGTCCTGCCGCCCCAGCACTCCTTCCGCGAGGCGGCCAAGGGAATCGAACTCCAACACAGCCCGTTCTACCTCTCGAACCAGGCGCAGCCCTGGGCGGCGGTGGCGGATGGGCCCCGGCGGGCCGCCGTCAGCTCCTTCAGCTTTGGAGGGATCAGCTACCACCTGACGCTGGAGGAGTTCTCCCCGGAGTACCACGCGCAGCTGGCCCGGACGCTTCCCGCGCTCCCGCCCGCCGAGCCCGTCGCCATCGTCGGGTTGGGCGGGGTCTTCCCCCAGGCGGACACCCCCGAGGAGCTGTGGGAGAACCTGTTGCAGAAGCGCTGTGCGATTGGCGCGATTCCGGACGAGCGCGCCCCCATCGGGCGCTACCTGGACTCCACCCGCCAGAGCAAGGTCAGGCCCTACACCAACCTGGCCGGCTACATCGTCGACGGTGCGTGGCCGCAGCAGGCCGTCCCCGTGCCCCCCAAGAGCTCGGCCCAGATCGACCGTGGGCACAGCTGGACCATGAAGGCCGCGCTGCAGGCGCTGAATGACGCGGGCCACTCGCCCCAGGCGGTGGACTCCAAGCGCGTGGGCGTCGTGATGGGCTACCTGCCCCCGCTCGAGCGGGAGTTCCAGACCCAGGCCCGCGTGTACTACGCCGAGTTCGGCGGCCGGCTGGCCGAGCAGCTGAAGCGGCAGGGCATCCCGGGCGAGACGGCGGCGCGGATCCAGAAGCGGACCGAGGAGCGCTACAAGAGCGAGCTGCCCCCCATCACGGAGGACACCCTGCTGGGGTACCTGGGCAGCCTCTCGGTGGGGCGTGTCGCGCACCACCTGGACTTCCAGGGGCCCGCGCTCATGGTCGAGTCCGCGTGCGCCTCCAGCCTCGCCGCGCTGGAGATCGCCGTGAACCAGCTGCGCATGCGCCAGTGCGACCTGATGCTGGCCGGCGGCATGTACGCCTCGCTGGGCGTGGACGCGCTCAGCCAGTGCTGCTCCTTCGGGGGCCTGTCCCAGACGGGCTCTTTCCCCTTCGACAAGCGGGCCGATGGCTACATCACCAGCGAGGGGGCGGCGCTGATCGCCCTGAAGCGCCTGGCGGATGCCGAGGCCGCCGGGGACCGCATCTACGCGGTGGTCCGCTCCGTGGCCGGCGCCACGGATCCGAAGAGCGCGTCCATCTGGGCCCCCTCCTCGGAGGGGCAGACCCAGGCGGTGCGCCGGGCCGTGGAGAAGGCGGGGGTGTCCCCGGCCGAGGTCCAGTACGTGGAGGGCCACGGCACGGGAACGCCCGTCGGAGACCCGATCGAGGTCGAGACGTATCAGTCGGTCTATGGCCAGGCCCACACGGCGGGGAAGATCTTCCTGGGCTCCGTCAAGTCGAACATCGGCCACCTGAACTCCGGGGCCGGGGCCGTGTCGCTGACGAAGGTCGCCCTGGCGCTGCACCGCAAGCAGGTGCCGCCGAACCTGGGGTTCGAGAGTCCCAACCCGCGGATCCCCTGGGACCGGATTCCGTTCCGGGTCCCCACCGAGGTGGAGCCGTGGGAGATGGCCAGCACGGGCGTGCGGCGGGCCGGCGTGACGTCCTTTGGACTGGGGGGAACCAGCTTCCACTCGATCCTCGAGGAGTATCAGCCGCGTCCGGGCCGCGTGAACGTCCTGGAGCCCTCGCGCCCGCCGTTCCTGCACCTGGAGGGCGAGCACCGGGCGGACATCCTCCAGCAGGTGGAGGGGCTGCTCCAGCAGCTGGAGCGTGAGCCCGGGAAGGATCCGCGGCGGCCCCTCCAGGACACGGGCAAGCCCTGCCGGTTCGCCCTGACGCTGCCCCCGGGACGGCCCGCCCGCGAGGCCCTGGAGCGGGCCCGGAAGGTCCTCTCCGGGGCGGGCGCTCCCAGCCTGCCCGAGCAGGGCCTCTTTTATTACGACACCCGGGATCCGAGGCGGCTCCACCAGGGCAAGGTGGCGGTGGTCTTCCCCGGCCAGGGCCCCCAGTACGCGAACATGCTCCGGGAGCTGGCCGCCGAGTACCCCCTCATCGGCAAGACCTTCGCGGAGGCGGACGAGGCCCTGCTGCCGCTCGCGGGCCGCCGCCTGTCCGAGACCTTCTGGGTGCCCCCGGAAGCCGAGGGCACGTACCGCCAGGACGAGGACACCGTCCATGCCGCGGTCTTCCTGGCGAACGTGGCGCTCTACCGGTTGATCCGCTCCTGCGGCATTCACGTGGACGTGCTGCTGGGCCAGAGCGCGGGCGAGTACGCGGCGCTGGCGGCGAGCGGCATGCTCCCGTTCGGCCAGGCCCTGCAGGCCATCTACAAGCGCACCGTCACGGTGACCCGGCTGTCCCTGCCCTCTCCCGGGCGGATGGCCAGCATCAGCGGAGACCTCGACAGGGTCCGGCGCGTGTTCGCCGAGGCGCCAGGCTACGTCACCGTCGCCGCCGAGAATGCGCCGGGGCAGGGCATCATCGCGGGAGACATTCCGGCCGTCGGGTACGTCATCCAGTGGTGCCGGGCCAACGGGTTCGAGGCGCGCGAGCTGCCCGTCTCCCACGCCTATCACACGAACATCATCGCCGCGGCCGTGCCCTCCTTCCGGGCCGAGCTGCAGCACCTGTCCTGGAGCGCGCCGGAGCTGCCGGTTCTCTCCAGCGTGCACGGCCGCTACTACCAGGCGCCCGTGCAGGCCCCGCTCATGGCGCGGCATCTGGCCCTGCAGTACGTGCTGCCGCTCCAGTTCCGGCAACACGTGCGCCAGCTGCATGACGAAGGGGTCCGCCTCTTCATCGAGTCAGGGCCCAAGTGGTCCCTCACGGCGTTCATCCAGGCCACCCTGAAGGGTGAGCCCTACCTGGCCCAGGCCAGCAACCATCCGAAGACGGGCGAGGCCGAGCAGTTCCGGCGCTTGCTGGCCTTCAGCTACGTCCACCATCTGCTGCGCGGACAAGGTGCTCTGTCATGA
- a CDS encoding C45 family autoproteolytic acyltransferase/hydolase, whose product MPSESPAPIPLLVLSGKPYAVGRQYGALMRSEIARAVAVEDAALRPMLEKLGVTGPRLQQRLHGLSALLPPDVHEQLRGIADASGFPRETLLYHTLILDILSGSPIGCSQFAAFGRATEGGHVLHGHNLDVPYRSLSQFMQPACVVYRLEGRIPYVSLTFWPAALGVCSGMNAEGLSLGVNVPVAPMDQRLFYPLTFQNREVLSRADSMEAATRLLEDTQRGGSWNLLLAHRSGKVQVWEQAGPYAGQYLAHPEQDFAVTTNHFRVAHKAATGHEGVALEMLQEMQEDSHHRYRRLEQLVRERSGRITLDTAVEFLRDCADPSGVRSATMKTICRADNVMSMAYEPGTLRLDFTMGPAPAALARRRRLQLLPLFQDRAPELQADRPEAVAPAGAFPMQGTAQAEGRWVRTFDLQEDVYLQEHRVNGTPVLPGAMAIEWLAEVAAATGGGPVAEIREVSLEKFIRVKPQQPTEAYVQSVPRGEGLALSAYADILHPRGAVLRQGVLHYRGEVRLGPPLRKRVEAGFGEARGPEGEIAFSRSYVEDAYFHVGPPFRIVDWISYVSPREAIASLRVPEPVGYFASVPRARFWVDPFLLDGYFQLAGTLGILHNLRAPVPKGAGRLVLGRTPQAGERLWCRATLDREEGEHLYYTFTVWDAEGWVCLEAHDYCSISVDAYTPRQKEFLVKSLQPPAFAQARRPHA is encoded by the coding sequence ATGCCCTCTGAGTCCCCGGCGCCCATCCCGCTGCTGGTCCTCTCGGGCAAGCCCTACGCGGTGGGCAGACAGTACGGCGCCCTCATGCGGTCCGAGATTGCCCGGGCCGTCGCCGTCGAGGACGCGGCCCTTCGCCCCATGCTGGAGAAGCTGGGGGTGACGGGCCCCCGGTTGCAGCAGCGCCTCCACGGGCTGTCGGCCCTGCTGCCCCCGGACGTGCACGAGCAGCTTCGCGGCATCGCGGACGCCAGCGGCTTTCCCCGGGAGACCCTGCTCTACCACACGCTCATCCTGGACATCCTGTCCGGCTCGCCCATCGGCTGCTCCCAGTTCGCCGCGTTCGGCCGGGCCACCGAGGGCGGCCACGTCCTTCACGGGCACAACCTGGATGTCCCCTACCGGTCCCTCTCCCAGTTCATGCAGCCGGCCTGTGTCGTCTACCGGCTGGAGGGGCGCATCCCGTATGTGTCGCTCACCTTCTGGCCCGCGGCGCTGGGGGTGTGCTCCGGCATGAACGCCGAGGGGCTGAGCCTCGGCGTGAACGTGCCGGTAGCGCCCATGGATCAACGGCTGTTCTACCCGCTCACGTTCCAGAACCGGGAGGTGCTCTCGCGCGCGGACTCGATGGAGGCCGCCACCCGGCTGCTGGAGGACACCCAGCGCGGAGGAAGCTGGAACCTCCTGCTGGCGCACCGCTCCGGGAAGGTCCAGGTCTGGGAGCAGGCGGGCCCGTATGCCGGCCAGTACCTCGCACATCCCGAGCAGGACTTCGCCGTCACCACCAACCACTTCCGGGTGGCGCACAAGGCGGCCACGGGCCACGAGGGCGTGGCCCTGGAGATGCTCCAGGAGATGCAGGAGGACTCCCACCACCGCTACCGCCGCCTGGAGCAGCTCGTCCGGGAGCGCTCGGGCCGCATCACCCTCGACACCGCCGTGGAGTTCCTGCGCGACTGCGCGGACCCCAGCGGCGTGCGCTCGGCCACGATGAAGACCATCTGCCGGGCGGACAACGTGATGAGCATGGCCTACGAGCCCGGGACGCTGCGGCTGGACTTCACCATGGGCCCCGCGCCCGCGGCCCTGGCGCGGCGGCGGCGGCTCCAGCTCCTGCCGCTGTTCCAGGACCGGGCCCCGGAGCTCCAGGCAGACCGCCCGGAGGCCGTGGCGCCCGCGGGCGCGTTTCCCATGCAGGGCACCGCCCAGGCAGAAGGACGCTGGGTGCGGACGTTTGATCTTCAGGAGGATGTCTACCTTCAGGAGCACCGGGTCAACGGCACGCCGGTGCTGCCCGGGGCCATGGCCATCGAGTGGCTCGCCGAGGTGGCCGCGGCCACGGGCGGCGGCCCGGTGGCGGAGATCCGCGAGGTGTCCCTGGAGAAGTTCATCCGGGTGAAGCCCCAGCAGCCCACGGAGGCCTACGTCCAGAGCGTGCCCCGGGGCGAGGGGCTGGCGCTGTCCGCGTACGCCGACATCCTGCACCCCCGGGGCGCCGTGCTGCGCCAGGGCGTGCTGCACTACCGGGGCGAGGTCCGCCTCGGCCCGCCGCTCCGCAAGCGGGTGGAGGCAGGCTTCGGGGAGGCGCGTGGCCCCGAGGGAGAGATCGCCTTCAGCCGCTCCTATGTGGAGGACGCCTACTTCCACGTGGGCCCCCCGTTCCGCATCGTCGACTGGATCAGCTACGTGAGCCCGCGCGAGGCCATCGCCAGCCTGCGGGTCCCGGAGCCCGTGGGCTATTTCGCCTCGGTGCCGCGGGCACGGTTCTGGGTGGATCCGTTCCTGCTCGATGGGTACTTCCAGCTCGCGGGCACGCTCGGCATCCTCCACAACCTGCGGGCCCCCGTGCCCAAGGGGGCGGGGCGGCTCGTGCTGGGGCGGACGCCCCAGGCGGGCGAGCGGCTGTGGTGCCGGGCCACGCTCGACCGGGAGGAGGGCGAACACCTCTATTACACCTTCACCGTGTGGGACGCCGAGGGCTGGGTGTGCCTCGAGGCCCACGACTACTGCTCGATCAGCGTGGATGCCTATACGCCCAGGCAGAAGGAGTTCCTGGTGAAGTCGCTGCAGCCGCCCGCGTTCGCGCAGGCCAGGAGGCCGCATGCCTAG
- a CDS encoding ACP S-malonyltransferase: MTQPENTGPLAWIFPGQGSQKVGMAGPWLKQSSTARRVFDEASEAVGMDLARLCLEGPGETLTATENAQPAIVTCGVAGLALLRERGLEPAAVAGHSVGEFSALVAAGCLPLAPAVRAVRQRGQLMARVTAPGKMLAVMGLDEARVQALRHEAAPHGVIATALHNSPQQFVLSGSLAPLERFQALALAAGAKECVMLQVSHAFHSPLMAEVQEEWRAVVAGLQLRMPRCPTVLNTTARTVKTLVCIRRSLVDQLTAPVLWMQCVRTLADLGITRVLEVSDSKVVSALARRTVPSLQALTLQDPTVLEGLLVKHGHRPPQAPVS; this comes from the coding sequence ATGACCCAGCCTGAAAACACCGGCCCGCTGGCGTGGATCTTCCCCGGGCAAGGCTCCCAGAAGGTGGGCATGGCGGGCCCGTGGCTGAAGCAGTCCAGCACCGCCCGGCGTGTATTTGATGAGGCTTCAGAGGCGGTGGGCATGGACCTGGCCCGGCTGTGCTTGGAGGGGCCCGGTGAAACATTGACGGCCACGGAGAACGCTCAGCCCGCCATCGTGACGTGCGGCGTGGCCGGCCTGGCGCTCCTGCGGGAACGAGGCCTGGAGCCGGCCGCCGTGGCCGGCCACAGCGTGGGGGAGTTCTCCGCGCTGGTGGCCGCCGGGTGTCTGCCGCTCGCCCCGGCGGTCCGGGCGGTCCGCCAGCGGGGCCAGCTGATGGCCCGCGTCACGGCCCCCGGGAAGATGCTCGCCGTCATGGGACTGGACGAGGCACGGGTGCAGGCGCTCCGCCACGAGGCGGCGCCGCACGGGGTCATCGCCACCGCCCTCCACAACAGCCCGCAGCAGTTCGTCCTCTCCGGCAGCCTCGCCCCGCTGGAACGGTTCCAGGCGCTCGCGCTGGCCGCGGGCGCCAAGGAATGTGTGATGCTGCAGGTCAGCCACGCGTTTCACTCCCCGCTCATGGCAGAGGTGCAGGAGGAGTGGCGGGCGGTGGTGGCCGGCCTCCAGCTGCGCATGCCCCGCTGCCCCACCGTGCTCAACACCACGGCCAGGACCGTGAAGACACTGGTGTGTATCCGCCGGTCCCTGGTGGACCAACTCACCGCGCCCGTGCTGTGGATGCAATGCGTGCGGACGCTCGCGGACCTGGGCATCACCCGCGTGCTGGAGGTCAGCGACAGCAAGGTGGTCTCCGCCCTGGCCCGGCGCACCGTGCCCTCGCTGCAAGCCCTGACGCTGCAGGACCCCACGGTGTTGGAGGGGCTGCTCGTGAAACATGGACACCGCCCCCCACAGGCCCCTGTCTCCTGA
- a CDS encoding SDR family NAD(P)-dependent oxidoreductase, which translates to MRHVTLEAIQEEVTAALAQGTGYLPELFGREVDLVNGLGMTRDELQGAVAAAGLKLGLSAGLPDSLSQHTTIERIARNMLELVNGGASPAPSGELTLEQVLAFVDGCAQRNERPVLETLLTETSEALARLEAAAGKAPEPVRSAPVSAASPAQVMTLLVKALVERTGYPEDMLEPELDLEADLGIDTVKQVEAFAMARVSLGVEKDENFRLRDHNTLRKMVDYLVPRSLGSAPATAPAPQPAAAPASVEAAAVLEFLRQGMAGKSGYGLDVLQPDLDLEVDLGIDTITQIEVFALAREHYGVERDEDFRVRHYNTLRKMAEYLVARASGSAPTRSAAAPAQPDAVMKMLISALVERTGYPEDMLEPDLDLEADLGIDTVKQVEAFAMARVALGVEKDENFRLRDHNTLRKMVAYLSNAAPSAVAPVEAAPAPAPGGAPGAKPEAVMALLVKALVERTGYPEDMLEPELDLEADLGIDTVKQVEAFAMARVSLGVEKDENFRLRDHNTLRKMVDYLVRGAAGSTAAPAPEAAPASPSAGEEEVQAFLVSVLQEKTGYSTEIIQPDLDMEVELGIDTVTQIEAFALTREKFGVPRNEDFRIRDHNTVRKMSAYLAAHLPNAGAAPQPPASPQALPPAAAAKAMDLEAVRRFVAQCEAKGDVESLRKLAAHLGTHLRAPAPQPLTPPAQMAGQRYEVHPVALGAQVRPENIAHLKGKTLGITTDAQGAYKALAQKLEAAGARVVLLHTGPAPAQGMSLDWKQPETAGSRLKELQASQPLDGLILLHTTAAAPKLAGLEAAEWASSINTFTLGLYYSGVAVYDRINAIPGGGWYLVATAGGGLFGHANAQGQVPLAGAVGGFIKCLKRELPGSRCKALDLDPQDAQGWAEQVWTELVSADPDIEVGYSGGRRFVFRDIPTPLAAGKPALSIRPGAVVVVSGGGRGVVYHSAKRLSQATGARVIVTGRTVPPAGHEEWLKVPAKELPAYQMGWVRRYLAEHAGSTPVQARRAFESGIAYRRELHQNLEDCRAQGIPLEYKVCDMTDVQAVRALLAGVRQQYGRIDGIVHGATIEESKSLPRKTADVFVRTLNAKAHLWQLLVQETWKDDLQFFISFGSGSGRYGNKGQTSYSAANALIAKAGLVYGTLRPGVRSVTVDWPVWVGAGIVENNADYLERLSKLGVCVIDIAEGAYWFTGEILHGGSAGETVIADDKTFESVGWPRHGQDSLQVTAREAGGTRYAL; encoded by the coding sequence ATGAGGCATGTGACGTTGGAAGCCATTCAGGAAGAAGTGACCGCCGCCCTGGCCCAGGGCACGGGCTACCTGCCCGAGCTGTTTGGCCGGGAGGTCGACCTGGTGAATGGCCTGGGAATGACCCGGGACGAGCTCCAGGGCGCGGTCGCGGCCGCTGGGCTGAAGCTCGGCCTGTCCGCGGGACTGCCGGACAGCCTCTCGCAGCACACGACGATCGAAAGGATCGCAAGGAACATGTTGGAGCTTGTCAATGGCGGTGCGTCCCCGGCCCCCTCCGGGGAACTCACCCTCGAGCAGGTGCTCGCCTTCGTCGATGGCTGCGCGCAGCGCAACGAGCGCCCGGTCCTGGAGACCCTTCTGACGGAGACGTCCGAGGCCCTCGCCCGGCTGGAGGCCGCGGCGGGCAAGGCCCCGGAGCCGGTGCGCTCCGCGCCGGTGAGCGCGGCCAGCCCGGCCCAGGTCATGACGCTCCTGGTGAAGGCGCTGGTGGAGCGCACGGGCTACCCCGAGGACATGCTGGAGCCAGAGCTGGACCTGGAAGCCGATCTCGGCATCGACACCGTCAAGCAAGTCGAAGCCTTCGCCATGGCTCGCGTGAGCCTCGGCGTCGAGAAGGACGAGAACTTCCGCCTTCGCGACCACAACACCCTCCGCAAGATGGTCGACTACCTGGTGCCCCGCTCCCTGGGCTCCGCTCCTGCCACGGCCCCGGCTCCCCAGCCCGCGGCGGCTCCGGCGTCGGTGGAGGCCGCGGCGGTGCTGGAGTTCCTGCGCCAGGGCATGGCCGGCAAGAGCGGGTACGGCCTGGACGTCCTCCAGCCGGATCTGGACCTGGAAGTGGACCTGGGCATCGACACGATTACCCAGATCGAAGTCTTTGCCCTGGCGCGTGAGCACTACGGCGTGGAGCGCGACGAGGACTTCCGCGTGCGCCACTACAACACGCTCCGCAAGATGGCGGAGTACCTGGTGGCCAGGGCCTCGGGCTCCGCCCCCACCCGCAGTGCCGCGGCCCCGGCCCAGCCGGATGCCGTGATGAAGATGCTGATCTCGGCCCTGGTGGAGCGCACGGGCTACCCCGAGGACATGCTGGAGCCAGACCTGGATCTGGAGGCCGACCTCGGCATCGACACCGTCAAGCAAGTCGAAGCCTTCGCCATGGCCCGCGTGGCCCTCGGCGTCGAGAAGGACGAGAACTTCCGCCTTCGCGACCACAACACCCTTCGCAAGATGGTCGCGTATCTGTCGAACGCCGCGCCGTCCGCCGTGGCGCCCGTGGAGGCCGCTCCGGCCCCTGCCCCGGGTGGCGCCCCCGGAGCCAAGCCCGAAGCGGTGATGGCGCTCCTGGTGAAGGCGCTGGTGGAGCGCACGGGCTACCCCGAGGACATGCTGGAGCCGGAGCTGGACCTGGAGGCCGACCTCGGCATCGACACCGTCAAGCAAGTCGAAGCCTTCGCCATGGCCCGCGTGAGCCTCGGCGTCGAGAAGGACGAGAACTTCCGCCTGCGCGACCACAACACCCTCCGCAAGATGGTCGACTACCTGGTGCGCGGCGCGGCGGGGAGCACGGCCGCTCCTGCCCCGGAGGCCGCCCCCGCCAGCCCCAGCGCGGGCGAGGAAGAGGTGCAGGCCTTCCTCGTCTCGGTGCTCCAGGAGAAGACCGGCTACAGCACCGAGATCATCCAGCCGGACCTCGACATGGAGGTGGAGCTGGGCATCGACACCGTGACCCAGATCGAAGCCTTCGCCCTCACCCGCGAGAAGTTCGGGGTCCCCCGGAACGAGGACTTCCGGATCCGCGACCACAACACCGTGCGGAAGATGTCGGCCTACCTGGCCGCCCACCTCCCGAACGCGGGCGCGGCCCCGCAGCCCCCTGCCTCCCCTCAAGCGCTCCCTCCCGCCGCCGCCGCGAAGGCGATGGATCTGGAGGCGGTCCGCCGCTTCGTGGCGCAGTGCGAGGCCAAGGGGGATGTCGAATCGCTGCGAAAGCTGGCGGCGCACCTCGGCACCCACCTGCGGGCTCCGGCGCCGCAGCCGCTCACGCCTCCCGCCCAGATGGCGGGGCAGCGCTATGAGGTCCATCCCGTCGCGCTGGGCGCGCAGGTCCGCCCGGAGAACATCGCCCACCTGAAGGGCAAGACCCTCGGCATCACCACGGACGCGCAGGGGGCCTACAAGGCGCTGGCGCAGAAGCTGGAGGCCGCGGGAGCCCGGGTGGTCCTCCTGCACACGGGCCCGGCCCCGGCCCAGGGCATGTCTCTGGACTGGAAGCAGCCGGAGACCGCCGGCAGCCGTCTGAAGGAGCTCCAGGCCTCGCAGCCGCTCGACGGGTTGATTCTCCTGCACACCACGGCGGCGGCGCCCAAGCTCGCGGGGCTGGAGGCCGCCGAGTGGGCCTCCTCCATCAACACCTTCACGCTGGGCCTCTATTACAGCGGCGTTGCCGTCTATGACCGCATCAACGCCATCCCGGGCGGCGGCTGGTATCTGGTGGCCACCGCGGGCGGCGGGCTCTTCGGCCATGCCAACGCCCAGGGCCAGGTGCCCCTGGCGGGCGCCGTGGGCGGCTTCATCAAGTGCCTGAAGCGGGAGCTGCCGGGCTCGCGGTGCAAGGCCTTGGACCTGGATCCCCAGGACGCGCAGGGCTGGGCCGAGCAGGTCTGGACCGAGCTGGTCAGCGCGGATCCGGACATCGAGGTGGGCTACAGCGGGGGCCGCCGGTTCGTCTTCCGGGACATCCCCACCCCGCTCGCCGCGGGCAAGCCCGCGCTGTCCATCCGGCCCGGCGCCGTGGTGGTCGTCTCGGGCGGCGGACGCGGTGTCGTCTATCACTCCGCCAAGCGGCTCTCCCAGGCCACCGGCGCCCGCGTCATCGTCACCGGCCGCACGGTGCCCCCGGCCGGCCACGAGGAGTGGCTGAAGGTCCCCGCGAAGGAGCTGCCGGCCTACCAGATGGGCTGGGTGCGGCGTTACCTCGCCGAGCACGCGGGCTCCACGCCGGTGCAGGCGCGGCGCGCGTTCGAGTCCGGCATCGCCTACCGCCGCGAGCTGCACCAGAACCTGGAGGACTGCCGCGCCCAGGGCATCCCCCTGGAGTACAAGGTCTGTGACATGACCGATGTCCAGGCCGTCCGGGCGCTGCTCGCCGGCGTCCGGCAGCAGTACGGCCGCATCGACGGCATCGTGCATGGGGCCACCATCGAGGAGTCCAAGAGCCTGCCGCGGAAGACCGCGGACGTCTTCGTCCGGACGCTGAACGCCAAGGCCCACCTGTGGCAGCTCCTGGTGCAGGAGACCTGGAAGGATGACCTCCAGTTCTTCATCAGCTTTGGCTCGGGCAGCGGCCGGTACGGCAACAAGGGCCAGACCAGCTACTCCGCGGCCAACGCGCTGATCGCCAAGGCGGGCCTGGTGTACGGCACCCTGCGGCCCGGCGTCCGGAGCGTGACGGTGGACTGGCCCGTGTGGGTCGGCGCCGGCATCGTGGAGAACAACGCGGACTACCTGGAGCGCCTGAGCAAGCTGGGCGTGTGTGTCATCGACATCGCCGAGGGGGCCTACTGGTTCACCGGCGAAATCCTGCACGGCGGCAGCGCGGGCGAGACCGTCATCGCGGACGACAAGACCTTCGAGAGCGTGGGCTGGCCCCGCCATGGCCAGGACAGCCTCCAGGTCACGGCCCGGGAGGCGGGCGGAACCCGCTATGCCCTCTGA